In Phacochoerus africanus isolate WHEZ1 chromosome 1, ROS_Pafr_v1, whole genome shotgun sequence, the following are encoded in one genomic region:
- the SLC22A14 gene encoding LOW QUALITY PROTEIN: solute carrier family 22 member 14 (The sequence of the model RefSeq protein was modified relative to this genomic sequence to represent the inferred CDS: substituted 1 base at 1 genomic stop codon), translating to MAKENDFRVELKSQRHFRNSHRPETTEGPPPRSMDLLLRRLRAIEAKQNDKFANIMKAMGEFGTFQRRLVALTFIPSILSAFFMFADLFVFTPQKPYCNTSWILALDPSLSESEQLNLTLPRAPNGSFLTCLMYLPVDWDLETIIEFGLNHTDSCQDGWFYPEVKWRSLINEFDLVCGKEPNPEMVQTMFLAGFLIGALIFGFISDKLGRYPAILLSLLELIIFGFGTAFVKSFHQYLFFRFLVSQAVVGYSTSSLSLITEWLVGMHRAHAIILEGCFFAVGVLYLTGLAYNLPHWRLLFLVGGTPAFLLISYIWILPESPRWLMTKGKLEEATQLLCYAAGVNKKTIPLSLLSKLQLPGKKVAKASILDFYSNKHLCQVALILCSMWFAIGCSYYMLSFKMKELGVDIHLTQVIPGIMEVPSRLCCIFLLERFKRKWSLMLTLFQGALLCFLSLVLPSGEHGHRLKXPCCLATELKSLLVLIIVLGEFSLAASVTLLFLYTSELLPTVLRATGLGLMCLFWAAGGILSLMLVSQSTTILPILLCTISATMALYLCSKLPETQGQPLLDSLEHLPLLTRTMSNDVSSEDMLCDDVMEEVTKNTILNATMMNIDQDSSSNQSLHTREEEIDGQED from the exons ATGGCAAAGGAAAACGACTTCAGAGTAGAACTCAAATCCCAGCGTCATTTCAGAAACTCCCACCGACCTGAGACAACAGAAGGCCCCCCTCCTAGGTCTATGGACCTGCTATTACGCAGATTAAGGGCCATCGAAGCCAAGCAGAATGATAAGTTTGCCAACATCATGAAGGCCATGGGGGAGTTTGGCACATTCCAGCGGAGGCTGGTGGCCCTCACCTTCATTCCCAGCATCCTGTCCGCCTTCTTCATGTTTGCTGACCTCTTCGTGTTCACACCCCAGAAGCCCTATTGCAACACCAGCTGGATACTGGCCCTGGACCCCAGCCTTTCAGAGAGTGAGCAGCTGAATCTGACCCTGCCCCGAGCACCCAACGGCAGTTTCCTGACATGTCTCATGTACTTGCCTGTGGACTGGGATCTGGAGACTATCATCGAATTTGGCCTCAACCATACAGACTCATGTCAAGATGGGTGGTTCTATCCTGAGGTCAAGTGGCGATCACTGATCAACGAG TTTGACTTGGTGTGCGGCAAGGAACCGAACCCAGAAATGGTGCAGACCATGTTTTTGGCAGGCTTCTTGATAGGAGCTCTCATCTTCGGGTTCATAAGTGACAA GCTGGGTCGCTACCCCGCCATCCTGCTATCACTGCTGGAGCTGATCATCTTTGGCTTTGGGACAGCCTTTGTCAAAAGCTTTCATCAATATCTGTTCTTCCGCTTCCTCGTGTCCCAGGCTGTGGTGGGCTACAGCACCAGCAGCTTGTCTTTAA TCACTGAGTGGCTAGTGGGCATGCACCGGGCCCATGCCATCATCCTGGAAGGCTGCTTTTTCGCTGTGGGGGTCCTGTACCTGACAGGGCTTGCCTACAACCTTCCTCATTGGCGGCTGCTGTTTCTGGTGGGTGGGACACCTGCGTTCCTCCTCATCTCCTATATCTG GATTCTTCCAGAGTCCCCACGGTGGCTGATGACAAAAGGGAAGCTAGAGGAGGCCACACAGTTGCTGTGCTATGCAGCTGGCGTGAACAAGAAAACCATTCCTTTAAGTCTGCTGAGTAAG CTGCAGCTACCAGGAAAGAAGGTGGCTAAAGCCTCTATCCTAGACTTCTATAGCAACAAGCATCTCTGCCAGGTGGCCTTGATTTTGTGTTCCATGTG GTTTGCTATCGGTTGCAGCTATTACATGCTGAGCTTCAAGATGAAGGAGCTGGGTGTGGACATCCACCTCACACAGGTGATTCCCGGCATCATGGAGGTGCCCAGCCGGCTGTGCTGCATCTTTCTCCTTGAGCGGTTTAAGAGGAAGTGGAGCCTGATGCTCACTCTCTTCCAAGGCGCCCTCTTGTGCTTCCTTAGCCTTGTCCTCCCCTCAG GGGAGCATGGCCACAGACTCAAGTGACCATGTTGTCTGGCCACAGAGTTGAAATCCCTCTTGGTCTTGATAATCGTGCTTGGAGAGTTCAGCCTGGCTGCCTCGGTCACCCTATTGTTCCTCTACACTTCTGAGCTCCTCCCCACTGTCCTCAG GGCGACGGGTTTGGGGCTAATGTGTCTGTTCTGGGCAGCTGGAGGCATCTTGTCCCTGATGCTTGTCAGCCAGAGCACCACCATCCTACCCATTTTACTCTGCACCATCTCAGCCACCATGGCCTTGTACCTTTGCTCCAAGCTGCCAGAAACACAAGGTCAGCCCCTCCTTGATAGCCTGGAGCATCTTCCTCTACTGACAAG GACCATGAGCAATGATGTTTCCAGTGAGGACATGTTATGTGATGATGTGATGGAGGAAGTGACCAAGAACACCATTCTCAATGCCACGATGATGAATATAGACCAAGACTCTTCCTCCAACCAGTCTTTGCATAccagagaagaggaaatagatGGTCAGGAGGACTGA